From Halorientalis litorea:
AGTATGCAAACGAAGGGTACGTGGTGCGGATCGAGACACGACCTCGATACTAACTATGCCAGAAAAAATCAAACTGACACGTCGCCGGGCACTCGCCGCGCTCGGCGTCATTGGTGCGGGTAGTGCAGCGGCAGGTGCAGGAACGTTCGCGGTTTTCAGTGATACGGAATCGAGTACCGGCAACCAACTCAGTGCTGGGACGCTCGACCTCGAGACGGGCAATACACAGACGATAACGTTCTCGGGGACCGACATCAAGCCGACCGACACGGGGAACTCGGCAGTCGACTTGGAGAAGAACACCGGGTCGACCATCCCGGGGGACCTCTCGGTGGCAATTCCGAGCGGCGGGATCACCAGTAGTGAAGGCGACAACGTCCCTGCCGAGACGAACACTGACACCACCGACGGCGGCGAACTAGACGACCAGCTCGAATTCAAGCTTTGGCTCGGCCTCGGTGGCGCGACGGACAGCACGTTCGATTCGAGTACCGACATCGGCCTCAACAGTGACGGGACGACGACGACGAGCAACGACGGTGGCTTCGAGACGGCAAGCAACTACGACGGAACGACGTGGAGTGACGTCATCACGGACTTCGCCGGCCCCGTGACGTTCAACGTCGAGTGGAACTTCCCCGGCTTGGGGAGCACGAACAACGCAGCGCAGGGCGACACCATCAGCGTGGATTTCGACTTCACGCTCCAGCAACAGTAAGTCGTCCACGAGGCTCTGGGACTCAGTGCGGACGCGGAGACGCTCACGACACGATGGGTTCGGGTGATATCACGCTGACGCGTCGTCGGCTACTCGGTGGAGTGGCAACTGTGGGTGTCACCGGTGCCGGCGTCGGTGCGGGGACGGCAGCGCTGTACTCAGACACCGAAACCAGTGCCAGCAACGGACTGAGTGCCGGAACGCTGAATCTCACGCTCGACGGACAGGACACGACGGTACAGTTCCTCTCGGAGACGGGTATCGCGCCAGGTGACAGCGGGACGGCGACGATGACGGTGGCCAACGCCGGGTCGGTGACCGGCTACGTCGATGTCGAAGTCGCGTCCGTGACGAACGCCGAGAACGGCTGTGCCGGAAACGAGAACAGCGTCGATAACTCCTGTGGTGACCCCGGACAAGGACTCGGCGAGTTACAGGACAATCTTGAAACCGAGGCGTACTTTCAGAACGGTCCCACGTTGTGGGGGCCGACGACGGTGGCCGCGGAACCGAACGCGGGGGACGTGTACGACGTGGACTACGCGCTGTCCGGCGGCGCGTCGGACCAGTTCGTCCTGGACTGGTCGCTCCCGGCCGGGACGGGCAACGAGGCACAGACCGACAGCGTCAGCATCCAACTCACGTTCAGACTCGACCAAGAGGTCGACGCAGGACTATGAGCGAACTCCAAGGCACTGCCCGGACTGTCGGCGGTGTGGTGGCACTGTTGGCAGTCGTCACCGTCGCCGTGCTGGCGATGCTGTTCGTCGCGCCGAGCGTGGTCGGTGCGGAAGCCAGTTACACCGTCCTCTCGGACAGCATGTCGCCGAGCATCAACGCGGGGGACGTGGTGGTCGTGCGCGGGACCGATCCCGCAGATATCTCCGAGGGCGACGTAATTACATACAGTGCGACGCGTCAGGGTGGGCCTGACCGCGTGACACACCGCGTCGTCGGCGTCGAGGAGACGGCCGACGGCAGACAGTTCCGAACGAAAGGCGACGCCAACGAGGACCCGGACCCGAACCCGGTTCCGGCCGCCGATGTCATCGGGACGGTGTGGTTCACGGTGCCGATGGTCGGCTACCTGTTCGTGTTCGCGGGGACGGACCTCGGACTGGTCGGGTTGGTAATCGTGCCCGCCGTGTTGCTCGTCCTCAACGAACTCTACACGCTGGTCAGCGAGACGGAGACGACGGACGAGACGGAGGACGAGCCAGTATGATGCGGCCCCGGAACGCCGTCCGGACTGTCCTCGTGGCGGCGGTACTAGTCGGCCTCGTCGGGACGTTCGCCGCACCGGCGTCGGTCGCTCAATTCAGCGACGCACACGACGGTACTGGACAGGTGAGTGCCGCACAGTACGGTTCCGGTGGCGGCGGTGGCGGTGCCGTAACCGCGGACGCTGGTGGCCCGTACAGTGTCGACGAAGGGAACGGCAACTCGGTGACACTCGACGCGAGCGGCAGTTCCACCAGCAAAGGGAACCTGAACGGGGGACAGGCGGGCTACCAGTGGACGATACTCGGCGGGCCGGGTAGCCTCCAGCAACCGACGAACCAAGAGACGGTGACGTACAACCCCCCGAACGACGTGGACGGTGACACCACCGTGACAGTCGAAGTGACCGTGACGAACAACAAGGGCGACACTGACAGCGACACCGCGACTATCACGGTCAACGACCTCGGTTGAGTGCCCTCACGGCTAACGCCGTGGGCTTTTTCATCGTGTCGCTGCAACTCGGAACGGCCTCGATTTACCCTCCTCGAGGAGACGACGTTCGCAGCCCAATTACTGAAATCAATATCTATAACAAGATATTGACTCCTTCCGTGCTGCTGTGCAGTCGCCTAAAGGCTGGACCTGGGCGTCGAATTGACGTTCTGGCGCGGGATTTGATGGTTGGCCAAAGTGCAAATATTAGTATTGATACTCGAGAAGTCACGTATATTTGTCCAGAAGGTTCATCTCTACCTGAGATGGGTGTTGAACAAACTCGGTGGCTCACCTTGGATGGGGTGTCGTTCGAGGCGGAGGCGTTCTCCCGCGTCTGGCTCCTCGCGCTGGCGACGTACGGCGTCGGTGACATAGTGACCACCATCGGCCTCGTGTGGTTCAGTCCCCTCCACGTCGAGGCGAACCCCGTCATCGCCGGAGCCATCGCACTCTTCGGCGGCGGGGGGTTTCTGGCACTCAAACTGCTCGTGTTCTACCTCGCCCTCGGCATCAGCCTCACCGCACTCGCCGACGAGGACCGACTGGTGTTCTACGGACCGCCGCTCGTGTTGACCGTCCTCGGCGTCGCCGTGACGGCCCACAACATCGCGCTGGTCGTTTAGTTCCTCGCCCGCAACTGGAAGCGTACGTCCACGGTCAGCGCGTCGCTCTGTATTTCGTTGCCCGTCGACGCCGGCACCTGCCAGTCGACGACGACCTCCGCCTCGGTTCCCGGTCCCAACTGTTCACCGTCCGCCGGGTCTGCGTCGGCGATGGCCGCGAGCGGCTTCGCCCCCTGTCCGGTTCCGTAGAGATACTCGGTCGTTCCGTCGGGGTAACGGACGCTGACGACGACTTCGACGGCCTCCGACAACTCGCCCGCGTTCGGGGAGGTGTCGACGCCCGCCTCGGGGCCGACGATGCCGTTCTCGAAGTCTTCGACGCGCACGTCCGCCACGACCAACTCGCCCGGCTGGGTCCCGGCGTTTCGGAGGACGAGATGCTCGCGGCCGCTATCGCCGGGAGCGACGCCATCGTACTGGAAGAGGACGCCGGACCCGACCGCTCGCAGGGCGACCGACCCACCGGACTGTCCGCCGCCACCACCGCCACCAGCCGTCGACACCCTGTCCGGTGTCGCCGTCGCCCGCTCGGTCGGTGTCTCCGGCGGTTCCGGCGTCCCCGTCGGCTCCCGGTCGCCAGGCGTTGCCGTGTCGGTCACGACGATGTCGCCGTCAGGTCCCGTCGGCGTGAGGTCGACGCGTGTCTGATTCTCGTCGGCCGGACCGATGTCGCCGATGAACGCTGTCAGCCCCGACCCGGCGATGACGGCGATGAGGAGCAACAGAAGGAGCAAGAGATACCGTCGCCAGTTCCGCCCGTCCTCCTCGTCCGGGTCCTGTCGGGTACTGGCACTCATCGCTCGGAGGTCCGACAGTAACGGCGTGCTGGGGCGACACTCGACCGGCAGTCGTGTCCGGGGCACCGGGCTGGGCCGCCCCCTCTACTGCGGTAGCCGCCCCGCTCGGTCCCGCGGTGCATACGTCCCGCTTGGATGCGCATCGGTTTGTATCTGACCTTGTAGCACCGAGTTGGAAAGACACAGGTTCCGGGCGTCACCACTCCCCGTATGGACTACGAGACGCCGCAGTTCTTTCGGGTCATGCAGTATGCCGAGCGGGCGGACCGGGATGTCGTCGACATGGTGAGCGGCAACCCCGACTGGGAGCCACCGGACGCGCTCCGGGATGGCCTCCGCGAGTACGCCGACAGCGACCCCGAGGCGTTCCAGTACCCCGCGAGTGAGGGATGGGCACCACTCCGGGAGGAGATCGCCACCCGCCGGAACGTCCCCGTCGAGCGAGTCGTCGTCACGAACGGTGCCGGCGAGGCGAACCACCTCGCCATGGTCGAAGCGTTGGACCGCGACGCCGGGAACGAAGTCCTCCTGACGGACCCGGTGTACCCCTACTACGCCGGCCGGGTGAACCTCCTCGACGGCGACGCGCGGTACGTCCCCGTCGACGACGCGGGCCGCGCCGACTCCGCCGCGGTTCGGGACGCCGCGACCGAGGACACCGCCGTCATCGCGGTCAACACGCCGAACAACCCGACCGGCGCGGTGTACCCCGAGTCGACCCTGCAGGAACTGGCCGCCGTCGCCGAGGACTACGACGCCCTGCTGGTCTGTGACGAGGTGTACGACCACTTCGATCACACCGGCGAGTTCACCAGCGCGCTCTCCGTCGACTCTCCCAACCGAATCGTGACGAACTCCTTCTCGAAATCGATGGCGATAACGGGCTTTCGCGTGGGCTACGCCGTCTTCCCCGAGCGGCTGATCGACCGCGTTCGGACCCGCCACATGCTGACGAACGTGACCGTCAGCCGTCCCGCACAGTACGCCGTATACACTGCACTCCGGGAGACGCCGCCGGACTACTACGCCGCCAACCGCCGTCTGCTCCAGTCCCGCATCGAGTCGTTCACCGACGCTCTCGACGACGCCGGAGCCGAGTACACGACGCCCGAGGGCGGGTTCTACGTGCTGGCTCGGTTCGAGGGCTTCCCGGGGACGCTCGCCAACGTGAAGCGACTGATAGACGAGGCGGGCGTCGCGGGGATGCCCGGCGAG
This genomic window contains:
- a CDS encoding TasA family protein — translated: MPEKIKLTRRRALAALGVIGAGSAAAGAGTFAVFSDTESSTGNQLSAGTLDLETGNTQTITFSGTDIKPTDTGNSAVDLEKNTGSTIPGDLSVAIPSGGITSSEGDNVPAETNTDTTDGGELDDQLEFKLWLGLGGATDSTFDSSTDIGLNSDGTTTTSNDGGFETASNYDGTTWSDVITDFAGPVTFNVEWNFPGLGSTNNAAQGDTISVDFDFTLQQQ
- a CDS encoding TasA family protein, whose translation is MGSGDITLTRRRLLGGVATVGVTGAGVGAGTAALYSDTETSASNGLSAGTLNLTLDGQDTTVQFLSETGIAPGDSGTATMTVANAGSVTGYVDVEVASVTNAENGCAGNENSVDNSCGDPGQGLGELQDNLETEAYFQNGPTLWGPTTVAAEPNAGDVYDVDYALSGGASDQFVLDWSLPAGTGNEAQTDSVSIQLTFRLDQEVDAGL
- a CDS encoding signal peptidase I, with the protein product MSELQGTARTVGGVVALLAVVTVAVLAMLFVAPSVVGAEASYTVLSDSMSPSINAGDVVVVRGTDPADISEGDVITYSATRQGGPDRVTHRVVGVEETADGRQFRTKGDANEDPDPNPVPAADVIGTVWFTVPMVGYLFVFAGTDLGLVGLVIVPAVLLVLNELYTLVSETETTDETEDEPV
- a CDS encoding PKD domain-containing protein, yielding MMRPRNAVRTVLVAAVLVGLVGTFAAPASVAQFSDAHDGTGQVSAAQYGSGGGGGGAVTADAGGPYSVDEGNGNSVTLDASGSSTSKGNLNGGQAGYQWTILGGPGSLQQPTNQETVTYNPPNDVDGDTTVTVEVTVTNNKGDTDSDTATITVNDLG
- a CDS encoding pyridoxal phosphate-dependent aminotransferase, producing the protein MDYETPQFFRVMQYAERADRDVVDMVSGNPDWEPPDALRDGLREYADSDPEAFQYPASEGWAPLREEIATRRNVPVERVVVTNGAGEANHLAMVEALDRDAGNEVLLTDPVYPYYAGRVNLLDGDARYVPVDDAGRADSAAVRDAATEDTAVIAVNTPNNPTGAVYPESTLQELAAVAEDYDALLVCDEVYDHFDHTGEFTSALSVDSPNRIVTNSFSKSMAITGFRVGYAVFPERLIDRVRTRHMLTNVTVSRPAQYAVYTALRETPPDYYAANRRLLQSRIESFTDALDDAGAEYTTPEGGFYVLARFEGFPGTLANVKRLIDEAGVAGMPGEAFGESRADWLRFALVTPRAEAAADRLADYFG